The Imtechella halotolerans DNA window CATAGCTTTAGTAAATACACCACCTTGTTGAAAACGATCTCGGATATATACACTATTGCCACTGACTGTTTTAAATGGCATTTTTTTAAAGTTATTTAGGTTGTTATCTAAGGAATCGGTTAATGTGGTCTTAAACGGTCCATATAAACTCCAAGAAGTCTCTGCTTGTTTGGAATACTGAAATGGTAAATTATTGAAATAGCGATCTTTATGATGTAATAGATACGTTTCGAAAATACTAAAATACTTATTTTCATCAGTACCGATCGTTGGAACTTGTGTTATATAATTTCGTGAAGCACTAGTTATATCAGCAGTCCAAGTTTTCCATGCATAAGTTAGTAGTGAAGGATATACTGGATTTTGTTGAAATGCATCAGTAGATGACTCAAGATTAACATCAGGCCAAAGACATAAAATCCCTCCTAGAACTGTGTTCTTTGACTCAGATCCAATGGGTTTAAAGAAAAGATTTGAAATGTGTATGTATGGTTCTCCATTATTTATATAACTATTCCATGAATCTATTTCGCGATATCCTTGTTTTTTTTGTGGTTTGTCCTCCCACGTTTGTCGAATTACTTGATTGTCGGCAGGGAGTCCTGGGTTCCAAATAATAATTTCCCTTTCATTCGCTCTGCAGAGGGAAATTATTTCCTTCATAAATCCTTCAGGATTTGGAATTTTAACTTCATCAGATCCAATATGTATTGTTGGGCAGAGTTCTTTAGGTATTTCTGTAAAAAATTCTACTAAAATTTCTTTTAGAATTTTTAATCCTTCTTTGGATTCCATTTTAAAGCCTGTACTTGTTACAAATGACTCGCTGTGCCCTGGCATATCTATCTCAGGAATTACCTGAATTTGTTTCTGCTTGGCATAATGAATAAGATCTCTAATTTCTTCATATGTATAGTACATTCCTGGATCTCTTGTTTCAATATGATTCTTGGCTGCTGTGAGTTCAGGATATTTTTTACTTTCTATTCTCCACGCTGGATTGTCAGTGAGATGCCAATGAAATGTATTCATTTTATAGCGAGCCATGATATCCAATTGTTGTTTAAGTATTGATATACTTTGGAAATTTCTACCAACATCTATCATAAATCCTCTAAGTGGAAAGATGGGATAATCTTCGATTGTGCAATACTGAATATAAGGGATTCCGTTAATGTTTTTAATAAGTTGTTTTAATGTTTGAAATGCATAGAAAAGTCCAGCATCATCTCCGAATCCTACGGTAATAGAATTACTAATCACCTTTAGTGTATAACCTTCTGAAGGTAAATTAGGGTTTTTGGTAATTTGTAATGGTATGGAGGTAGGAATGTTGGTGTATTCAATATGGGCCTCATGAAGTATTGATATAAGCTCATTTTTAATGGGTTTTATAAGAAATTCTTCATTTACTAAGTGGACTGATTTCAATTTTAAGTAACCTTTATTCCAATTTACATGTTGCGGAAATGGAATTAATTTTACAGGGGCTTCTGCTAATTTTTCTGATGAAAATTTAGACTGAAAGGAGGTAGTTTGTCCAGTAACATGAAAAACACAAAACAATATGGTGATTAAAATGAGAAAGTTTTTCATAAGTCTTTGTATAGGTTAGATAGATCTGTGTTGGATAGTTGGATAATAAAATCGGCAATGGCTTGTGTTGTTTTTTCGAAAAAGATTTTTCCTTTTTCAGGAGTAGCCTTTATGGGATTGCCAACACCTGTATCTTGCGAAATAGATGGCCAGTGACGTTGAGCAATTACCCAGCCTTCTTGTAATCCTTTGATACTAAATTGTTTTGTAAATCCATTTCCTGCTTCTTCAATCGGTAACATAAGTCTTGGTGTAATAAATTGAATCATGGAGGTCTCTAATTCTCCAGCGTGGTCTCCAGGTTCGTCAAAGACCTCGTTTGCGTTGGAAGCATTCCACCAATTTGTGGCTGCAATAAAGACCTTCGGATATTTAAGGCTTAATTCTCTAATTAATGGTTTAAAATCATTTCCACCGTGCGCATTTATAATTAAGAGCTTGTTGATGTTATGGTAATCAAGAACATGTGTAATGTCTGAAAGTACAGCTAGCTGGGTCGACGGATTCATATTCATGCATAACTTTACATCTATTTGGCCTGTGTTTACTCCATAGGGGATTGCCGGTAAAACAATGCAACGAGAACCTTGCTCCCAAGCCTGTTTAGCAGCCTGAGCAGCTATAGCATCGGCTAGCAAGGTATCTGTTGCGTAGGGAAGATGGTAATTGTGAACTTCAGTAGCGCCCCAAGGTAGAATAGCTAAATCGAAATTGGATTCTTTGACTGTTTTCCATGTGGTTTCTGATAGAATATAGGGACGCATTTTTACTTTTTTAAGGGTTAATTAGGTCAGTTATTGGTATTTTCTGAAAGTAAAGATCTCTAACACCTTCATAAATAATACCTATATGATTATCATCAATGATCGTTAGGCAAGAATAGCCAAAACCATTTGGACCATATAAATTAACTTGGTTTTGTTCCGGCCATGAGTTACCATTATCAAAACTTGTTTTAATTGTTATGTTGGTTCTACTATTGAATGAGTTTGGATTAGAAAAGAACAGAATTCTTCCTTTTGTGGGATGATCAAATGCAACGATACTGGCCATACAATTAGGTTCAGTCAATGCGATTCGTGATGTTGGATGAGCTGTCCAGCTCTCTCCCATATCTTTAGTGATATAGATAGCGCGTCCGTGAAACTCATCTCTAAGATGACTTGCCTGATTATTTCTGTCATCACGCATATTTAACATTAAGCTGCCGTCAGAAAGTTCCACCACTTGTGCTTCTGTTGTATGTGTCTTTGCGCCTGTTCCTACACTCCAGTTGGCACCGTGATCCGTACTGTAAACAATAGTAGAATGGGGTACACCATTTTGATCTCTATATTGTGCAGGAAAAACAAGTGTTCCATTTTTCATACTAATCCCCATACCGGGTCCATTAAAAAATAGTCTCCACTTGGGATTTTTTATTTGAGAAGTGATATTAATTGGTTCAGACCAAGTAAGACCATCATCTTCACTTTTAACTAATACAAATTGTCCAGTTTCTTCTGGAGTCATTCCTGATTTGGAGGAATTCCATGCGTGTGTGCCAGGAAATCCATGAATCCATAATGCGGCTACCCAAATTGTATTGGTCTTTTTATCAATAAGTATTGCAGGGTCTCCAATCCCATTTTCATTTTGGGGTTTTCCGCCAAATGTACCCATATCCATAATGGCCTTCATTGGTTCCCAGGTTTGACCGCCATCGGTACTTCTACTCATACCTACATCCACATGACCTTGAAGATCGGATGATTTTTCATAACGATTGTCATACACCGCAATTAGTGTCCCTTTGTTTGTAGTTGCTATTCCTGGAATGCGGTAGGTGTTAACGTTGTCTTGATCTTTAACTCTGAGTTTGTGAGCAATACGTTGTCCATTGGACTTGTTTGAAATTTTAATTTGAGTTGTTTTCCCTTTTGAAAAAGAAAATGCTCCATTATTGATTTTGATGATGTTCGTAAGATCCGGGTTATTAATTAACGAGATACTCAAATAAAAATAATGTATTCCTTTAGAAAGTTTTAAATTTCCAGATATTTTGCTTGTTGAACCTTTAACTTGTATTTTACCAAAGGATGATTTTGTCTTAAACGAATTGTCAGTCGAGTAGAATAATTCCAATTGTTTAATGTCATTAACATTTTTGGTGCCAAGTAAATCAAGTGAAACCGAACGCAAGTTTGTTTCTTGATACATGGTAACTGCAATTTCAAGTAAGATGTTTTCCTTTTCATTGTCCCAAATAGGGATCATAGGTTGGGAAGCAGTAATTGTCGCTAATTCATTAGCTAGTTCATGGTTAATTTTTGTATTGGAATAACCAAAATGGGATGTTATTCCCGTTGCTATTAGTAAGCAAGTAATTAAGATATTTTTCATAGGGTAGGGTTTAATTTTTCAATTTCTTCAAATGTTTTCCAGCATTGATATAGAGCTCTTGGTACATGAAAGCACCCTTTCCATTTTCCACCTTTTAAAGTAAGTAAAGGATCTCCCTGTCTATTAAGGTATCCATACCACTCACCGTGTTCAGGGTCAGGGAAATGTTTCCATGTATATTGATGCACTTTCTTGTACCAATTCCAAATGATTGGATTTTGAGTGTGTAAATAAGCCTTGGATAACGCTACAAGGGTTTCAAGATGTACCCACCAGAGTTTTTGATCCCATTCTAATTGTTGAGGAGGATTTCCTTTTGCGTCCATAAAATAGAATATTCCGCCATATGTTTTGTCCCAACTGTAGTCTAAAATTGCTATTATAGTGTCACTAGCTGTTTTAATTAATGAAGTGTCATTAATTCGAACTCCAATGTCTATCATAAACCACATGGCCTCTATTCCATGGCCTGGGTTAAGTAAACGACCATTAAAACTGTCTTCTAAAGAGCCGTCTAATTTTACATTCTCAT harbors:
- a CDS encoding creatininase family protein — protein: MRPYILSETTWKTVKESNFDLAILPWGATEVHNYHLPYATDTLLADAIAAQAAKQAWEQGSRCIVLPAIPYGVNTGQIDVKLCMNMNPSTQLAVLSDITHVLDYHNINKLLIINAHGGNDFKPLIRELSLKYPKVFIAATNWWNASNANEVFDEPGDHAGELETSMIQFITPRLMLPIEEAGNGFTKQFSIKGLQEGWVIAQRHWPSISQDTGVGNPIKATPEKGKIFFEKTTQAIADFIIQLSNTDLSNLYKDL
- a CDS encoding family 20 glycosylhydrolase — its product is MKNFLILITILFCVFHVTGQTTSFQSKFSSEKLAEAPVKLIPFPQHVNWNKGYLKLKSVHLVNEEFLIKPIKNELISILHEAHIEYTNIPTSIPLQITKNPNLPSEGYTLKVISNSITVGFGDDAGLFYAFQTLKQLIKNINGIPYIQYCTIEDYPIFPLRGFMIDVGRNFQSISILKQQLDIMARYKMNTFHWHLTDNPAWRIESKKYPELTAAKNHIETRDPGMYYTYEEIRDLIHYAKQKQIQVIPEIDMPGHSESFVTSTGFKMESKEGLKILKEILVEFFTEIPKELCPTIHIGSDEVKIPNPEGFMKEIISLCRANEREIIIWNPGLPADNQVIRQTWEDKPQKKQGYREIDSWNSYINNGEPYIHISNLFFKPIGSESKNTVLGGILCLWPDVNLESSTDAFQQNPVYPSLLTYAWKTWTADITSASRNYITQVPTIGTDENKYFSIFETYLLHHKDRYFNNLPFQYSKQAETSWSLYGPFKTTLTDSLDNNLNNFKKMPFKTVSGNSVYIRDRFQQGGVFTKAMPGETYYAIAKIESDTDKIVPFWIGFETPHRANRVYNGIPKEGSWDSSGGEIWINGKKLPAPNWENPGWKPSKTKGWGSKEDQEIPWRIEELYWTRPPVAISLSKGTNTVLIKIPGTTDYQNWMFTFAPLLTEGLNFIHP
- a CDS encoding sialidase family protein — translated: MKNILITCLLIATGITSHFGYSNTKINHELANELATITASQPMIPIWDNEKENILLEIAVTMYQETNLRSVSLDLLGTKNVNDIKQLELFYSTDNSFKTKSSFGKIQVKGSTSKISGNLKLSKGIHYFYLSISLINNPDLTNIIKINNGAFSFSKGKTTQIKISNKSNGQRIAHKLRVKDQDNVNTYRIPGIATTNKGTLIAVYDNRYEKSSDLQGHVDVGMSRSTDGGQTWEPMKAIMDMGTFGGKPQNENGIGDPAILIDKKTNTIWVAALWIHGFPGTHAWNSSKSGMTPEETGQFVLVKSEDDGLTWSEPINITSQIKNPKWRLFFNGPGMGISMKNGTLVFPAQYRDQNGVPHSTIVYSTDHGANWSVGTGAKTHTTEAQVVELSDGSLMLNMRDDRNNQASHLRDEFHGRAIYITKDMGESWTAHPTSRIALTEPNCMASIVAFDHPTKGRILFFSNPNSFNSRTNITIKTSFDNGNSWPEQNQVNLYGPNGFGYSCLTIIDDNHIGIIYEGVRDLYFQKIPITDLINP